The following are encoded in a window of Anopheles gambiae chromosome X, idAnoGambNW_F1_1, whole genome shotgun sequence genomic DNA:
- the LOC11175550 gene encoding filaggrin isoform X4: MSAPIKRKITLELASKKTTLIKDRPSVFQRLGTKRIGRAGGSSQQQLQQQQQQQQQQQQQYHGQEAGESKEEIVKRIVSAAEESGPATSSSIATVPESVAAHARLIQAQLAAKAQAKASAAQKQQQQQQEQEQEQQKQQQQQQQEQQQQQQKQQQQPGGIPSHSEHLSAATTKGTAGVVDKDGPEAGNLKQYYHPHQQQHIHESTHQHHHHHHQHHHHHHHQQQQQQQQQEQQQRHRQRQARSPPHSVSSERSSNAAGASGWDQSSLENADQAILERKRKELQHELKLEMDASSSGKKKDSRGELSKKMKKLTGSSHRSQQQHLHHQLSLQHGGGHQQLGVRGQQHTSTSTSESTNSSSGTDTSESDTSSTSSSSSHNSNHRRLKKRHAVSARVRTRNDTSSSSEGGGPSASLTASSKLSKRHAKKLAAAAAAHEQERNKRLLAKAGKSGSGGGGSVLLTKTIRVKKLLPGSPGGGGTHHVSRKVSSRDLSPASAKASASKYALKASSSSSSKKEKMSAIDARERVREKERELALREKEREREKEKMRLRERERERERERERERLKMRPVSPRMRSGGVSPASSRGGGTGGGSVSGGLPMRELQSKGKKSPERRLSSPMGGMAAARYRDMMPMRRERTPELTRGDERRRHEVLKERERRERADRERAEREREMVLREKEREEALARDRQRERDRLVAVGKEQHQLQQQQHQQQQQQQQQHLQAQARGLRRDNDGGLEKPDRHRPVERLLPRPAERARALAAARSPGKSVDRDRSRSPCSPGTSARGSRGAMRERDRSYERAAYLHELHERRTTSRSREREYGASLVSPPLRSARRDSPPPHYERHGGLGRSESSGGGVGGGREYRVDRGELAYDERLAMGGSGSGRGGDRGPARDEYVRDYPDDPPPRREAPPSHHDRGGWECERVERSSRYEQQGGGDRRGEWSDRGDQHGSMVDLDGPYQSGRGEGGGGGGGGGGGGGSGGGGGGGGEPRGSRAWDERPSWKDGPGDSWHGSDKPERGMLHGDWKYKERQWEHEHGDRGGNGPPGPPPSHGGGGPGGPSARRSWQAPPNGSGGPSGGAPPGDWHGPKAGPEHERDFLHHQRPGPPNERGMFRRHHHQGPYHGHPRKPHIGVGGAGAIGGGGVGGNMGPGGGPALNRFTPNKYSLNRTQANLQAERQAAGHGMGPNQSPASQQHAHAHRQTPPVGGGPSMQAASHHGGGAPPPGTNQAQHQHQQQHHGMHPMQNQRPGGGSHEPHMHGEQQQQHQLQHQQHHHQQHQQQHQQQQQQQQQQQTQHHHPHNHPHHQQQHPAGGVMQHPPQQPHRIAPANYEQDPAKQQQQQQLQPQHQQQQQQQQQQPPPAQPAAPVVPRRAVLDEPASPAPEDAGPRVVPLAAANEPSAPADAVATGATIPAAVAPAVAVGSSIAPAAGATPASPAAEETGGAVIDTATSEALDTMEVDNLSEISDDPDDILTRDEDISANQLCDSISTDRSGSSQQVDLIGQEGEGELGVTGKASVLQTPVAAIAGPSAMPREGDAAPGTVATGGPLPAAVALGDPGVLPELAPCSELAGPTPEQSKDAGKLHANKELKEEMDLDFEEISDGELEAEESGRCRGLGDPLGVDWGSLAQEALRPLKPVAQREQQFPVSARNRWKAHHILLDIGISARLAGQNYAQRVLTESKEKLREELEEFRAATVAGRAGVVPCATVSTPQEEKKQLVAKQETQEMVPEGDQQGQEQDQVAERKHEPKEQDVKGTDESAAIKLETSADERTASSSPVGVKKPSPAAAAEPAASVSSVERELEDVDRILHPIAAIHVALREQARLRRNLILATEPVPGQRHQCGRALSARKDLQIRRQLCGFPPATLATMAACAAGAAAGYLNQELHADAPLGGGGGTASPALHEQIVQMYRQMVAQQRQQASQGICTTLEAV; encoded by the exons ATGTCTGCACCGATCAAGCGTAAAATAACACTAGAACTCGCGAGCAAGAAGACAACCCTCATCAAGGATCGCCCCAGCGTGTTCCAGCGGCTTGGCACGAAGCGGATCGGCCGTGCAGGAGGATCATCccaacagcagctacagcagcagcagcagcaacagcagcaacagcaacaacaatatcaCGGACAGGAAGCCGGC gAAAGTAAAGAGGAGATTGTGAAGCGCATCGTATCGGCAGCGGAAGAATCCGGTCCggcaacgagcagcagcatcgccaCCGTACCGGAGAGTGTTGCCGCACACGCACGGCTCATACAGGCGCAGCTGGCGGCCAAAGCGCAGGCAAAGGCAAGTGCGGCccaaaaacagcagcagcagcagcaggagcaggagcaggagcagcaaaagcagcagcaacaacaacagcaggaacagcagcaacaacagcaaaagcagcagcagcagcccggagGCATTCCATCGCACAGCGAACACTTATCGGCCGCCACGACGAAAGGTACCGCCGGCGTGGTGGATAAGGACGGCCCAGAAGCGGGCAACTTGAAGCAGTACTATCATccgcaccagcaacaacacatTCACGAATCGACGCAccaacatcatcaccaccatcaccaacaccaccaccaccaccaccatcagcagcagcagcagcagcagcagcaggagcagcagcagcggcaccgGCAACGGCAGGCACGGTCACCACCGCACAGTGTCAGCAGCGAGCGGAGCAGCAACGCGGCCGGTGCCAGCGGTTGGGACCAGTCGTCCCTCGAGAATGCTGACCAGGCCATCCTAGAGCGGAAGCGTAAGGAACTGCAGCACGAGTTGAAGCTAGAGATGGACGCGTCGAGTTCGGGCAAGAAGAAGGACAGCCGCGGCGAGCTGAgcaagaagatgaagaagctgACCGGCAGCTCGCACcgatcgcagcagcagcacctgcaccaccagctgtCTCTGCAGCATGGTGGCGGCCACCAGCAGCTGGGCGTGCGGGGGCAGCAGCACACCTCCACCAGCACGTCGGAGagcacgaacagcagcagcggcacggaCACCTCCGAGTCGGACACGTCCAGCACGTCCAGCTCGTCCTCGCACAACTCGAACCACCGGCGGCTGAAGAAGCGCCACGCGGTGTCGGCCCGCGTTCGCACCCGGAACGACACCAGCTCCAGCTCGGAGGGGGGCGGCCCGTCTGCGTCCCTCACCGCCTCCAGCAAGCTGTCCAAGCGGCACGCGAAAAAgctggcggcggcagcggccgccCACGAGCAGGAGCGCAACAAGCGGCTGCTGGCCAAGGCGGGCAAGAGCGGCTCCGGCGGTGGCGGCTCGGTGCTGCTCACCAAGACGATCCGCGTGAAGAAGCTGCTGCCGGGCAGCCCGGGCGGTGGCGGCACACATCACGTGTCGCGCAAGGTGTCGTCCCGCGATCTGTCGCCGGCGAGCGCGAAAGCGTCCGCAAGCAAGTACGCACTGAAAgcgtcctcgtcctcctcgtcgaagaaggagaaaatgTCGGCGATCGATGCGCGCGAGCGGGTGCGCGAGAAGGAGCGCGAGCTGGCCCTGCGCGAGAAGGAGCGCGAgcgggagaaggaaaaaatgcGCCTGCGGGAGCGCGAGCGGGAACGTGAACGGGAGCGGGAACGGGAGCGGCTCAAGATGCGGCCAGTTTCGCCGCGAATGCGCTCCGGCGGCGTGTCGCCCGCTTCGTCCCGTGGTGGTGGAACCGGCGGTGGCAGCGTCAGCGGTGGGCTGCCGATGCGCGAGCTGCAGAGCAAGGGCAAGAAGAGTCCCGAGCGGCGGCTCTCGTCGCCGATGGGTGGGATGGCGGCCGCCCGCTACCGGGACATGATGCCGATGCGGCGCGAGCGCACGCCCGAGCTGACGCGGGGCGACGAGCGCCGCCGGCACGAGGTGCTGAAGGAACGGGAACGGCGCGAGCGGGCCGACCGTGAGCGAGCCGAACGCGAGCGGGAGATGGTGCTGCGGGAGAAGGAGCGCGAGGAGGCACTGGCTCGGGATCGGCAGCGGGAGCGCGATCGGTTAGTGGCGGTCGGCAAAGAGCAgcaccagctgcagcagcagcagcatcagcagcaacagcagcaacagcagcagcacctgcaGGCACAGGCACGCGGCCTGCGGCGGGACAATGATGGTGGGCTGGAGAAGCCCGATCGACACCGGCCGGTGGAGCGTCTGCTGCCACGGCCGGCGGAACGCGCCCGTGCACTGGCTGCGGCTCGGTCGCCCGGCAAGTCGGTCGATCGCGACCGAAGCCGCTCGCCGTGCTCGCCGGGCACGTCGGCTAGGGGCTCGCGGGGTGCGATGCGCGAGCGAGATCGGTCGTACGAGCGGGCGGCCTACCTGCACGAGCTGCACGAGCGGCGCACCACCAGCAGGTCGAGAGAGCGGGAGTATGGGGCGAGTCTGGTATCGCCGCCATTGCGCTCGGCACGTCGGGACTCGCCGCCCCCGCACTACGAACGGCACGGCGGGCTGGGCCGTAGCGAGTCCTCAGGTGGAGGGGTTGGCGGCGGTCGCGAGTACCGCGTCGACCGGGGCGAGCTGGCCTACGACGAGCGGCTAGCGATGggtggcagtggcagtggaCGAGGCGGTGACCGTGGTCCGGCGCGCGACGAGTACGTGCGCGACTATCCGGACGATCCGCCGCCGAGAAGGGAGGCACCGCCGTCACACCACGACCGGGGCGGCTGGGAGTGCGAACGGGTCGAGCGGAGCAGCCGCTACGAGCAGCAGGGTGGTGGCGATCGGCGGGGCGAATGGAGCGACCGAGGCGATCAGCACGGCTCGATGGTGGATCTGGACGGACCGTACCAGAGTGGCAGAGGTGaaggcggtggcggcggcggtggtggtggaggtggtggtggcagcggcggcggtggaggaggtggaggCGAGCCGCGTGGGTCTCGGGCGTGGGACGAGCGGCCTTCGTGGAAGGACGGTCCGGGCGACTCGTGGCACGGGTCGGACAAACCGGAGCGGGGCATGCTGCACGGCGACTGGAAGTACAAGGAGCGCCAGTGGGAGCACGAGCATGGCGACCGCGGTGGCAATGGGCCGCCCGGTCCACCCCCGTCCCACGGTGGCGGCGGACCAGGCGGTCCATCGGCGCGCCGCTCCTGGCAGGCGCCACCGAACGGTAGCGGTGGCCCGTCCGGTGGGGCACCGCCGGGCGATTGGCACGGGCCAAAGGCGGGGCCGGAGCACGAGCGCGATTTTCTGCACCATCAACGGCCCGGACCGCCGAACGAGCGCGGCATGTTCCGGCGCCACCATCATCAGGGCCCGTACCATGGCCATCCGCGCAAGCCGCACATCGGCGTCGGGGGCGCCGGAGCTATCGGCGGTGGCGGGGTGGGCGGTAATATGGGGCCGGGCGGTGGTCCCGCTCTGAATCGCTTCACGCCGAACAAGTACAGCCTGAACCGGACGCAGGCAAACTTGCAAGCCGAACGACAGGCCGCCGGGCATGGCATGGGGCCGAACCAATCGCCGGCTAGCCAGCAGCACGCCCATGCCCACCGGCAGACGCCACCCGTCGGTGGTGGTCCATCGATGCAGGCGGCATCGCATCATGGTGGAGGAGCACCGCCACCCGGTACGAACCAGGCAcagcaccagcatcagcagcagcaccacggtATGCATCCGATGCAGAATCAGCGACCGGGCGGCGGTTCCCACGAACCACACATGCACGgcgaacaacagcagcagcatcagctgcagcatcagcagcatcatcatcagcaacaccagcagcaacaccagcagcagcagcagcagcagcagcagcaacaaacgcagcatcatcatccgcataaCCATccccatcatcagcagcagcatccggcaGGCGGCGTGATGCAACATCCACCCCAGCAACCCCACCGAATCGCTCCTGCAAACTACGAGCAGGATCCAgcgaaacagcagcagcaacaacaactacagccacaacatcagcagcagcaacagcaacaacaacaacaacctccTCCAGCACAGCCAGCTGCACCAGTCGTTCCACGGCGCGCCGTACTGGACGAACCAGCCAGTCCTGCTCCGGAAGATGCGGGACCGAGGGTGGTACCGCTTGCCGCTGCCAACGAACCATCCGCACCGGCCGATGCTGTTGCCACCGGTGCAACCATCCCGGCCGCAGTAGCTCCGGCGGTAGCGGTGGGTAGCAGTATAGCGCCGGCGGCAGGTGCGACGCCCGCGTCACCTGCAGCGGAGGAAACCGGCGGTGCGGTGATCGATACGGCGACGTCCGAAGCGCTCGACACGATGGAGGTGGACAACTTGAGCGAAATCAGTGACGACCCCGATGATATTCTGACACGTGACGAG GACATCAGTGCCAACCAGCTGTGCGATTCGATATCGACCGACCGTAGCGGCAGCAGCCAGCAGGTTGACCTGATTGGCCAGGAAGGGGAAGGGGAGTTGGGAGTAACAGGCAAGGCGAGCGTGTTGCAAACGCCGGTAGCGGCCATCGCCGGCCCCAGCGCCATGCCCAGGGAAGGGGACGCGGCACCAGGCACGGTCGCAACCGGCGGACCGCTGCCGGCAGCAGTGGCGCTGGGCGACCCGGGCGTACTGCCCGAGCTGGCACCATGCAGTGAGCTGGCCGGCCCGACGCCCGAGCAAAGCAAGGACGCTGGCAAGCTGCACGCGAACAAGGAGCTGAAGGAGGAGATGGATCTCGACTTCGAGGAGATCTCGGACGGCGAGCTGGAGGCGGAGGAGAGTGGCCGCTGTCGCGGGCTGGGCGATCCGCTCGGCGTGGACTGGGGCAGCCTGGCGCAGGAGGCGTTGCGCCCGCTCAAGCCAGTCGCGCAGCGGGAGCAGCAGTTCCCCGTTTCGGCACGGAATCGCTGGAAGGCGCACCACATCCTGCTCGACATCGGCATCTCGGCCCGGCTGGCGGGGCAAAACTACGCCCAGCGCGTGCTGACCGAATCGAAGGAGAAGCTGCGCGAGGAGCTGGAAGAGTTCCGGGCGGCGACCGTGGCTGGCAGGGCTGGAGTAGTCCCGTGCGCCACAGTCTCCACCCCgcaggaggagaagaagcagCTGGTGGCGAAGCAGGAAACGCAGGAGATGGTGCCGGAAGGGGACCAGCAAGGGCAAGAGCAGGACCAGGTGGCCGAGCGGAAGCACGAGCCCAAGGAGCAGGATGTAAAGGGGACGGACGAGAGCGCCGCGATCAAGCTGGAAACCAGTGCGGATGAGCGgacggccagcagcagcccggtGGGCGTGAAAAAGCCGTCGCCAGCAGCGGCCGCCGAGCCGGCCGCAAGCGTGAGCAGCGTCGAGCGCGAGCTGGAGGATGTGGACCGCATCCTGCACCCGATCGCGGCCATCCACGTGGCACTGCGCGAGCAGGCCCGGCTGCGCCGCAATCTCATACTCGCGACCGAACCGGTCCCGGGACAGCGGCACCAGTGCGGCCGGGCGCTCAGCGCACGCAAGGACCTGCAGATTCGACGCCAGCTGTGCGGGTTCCCGCCCGCCACCCTCGCGACGATGGCGGCCTGCGCAGCGGGAGCCGCCGCCGGCTACCTCAACCAGGAGCTGCACGCGGACGCACCGCTCGGTGGGGGCGGTGGCACTGCGTCGCCCGCCCTGCACGAGCAGATCGTGCAGATGTACCGGCAGATGGTGgcgcagcagcggcagcaggcGAGCCAGGGCATCTGCACCACGCTCGAGGCGGTCTGA